Proteins encoded within one genomic window of Arachis ipaensis cultivar K30076 chromosome B08, Araip1.1, whole genome shotgun sequence:
- the LOC107614032 gene encoding probable NAD(P)H dehydrogenase (quinone) FQR1-like 1 (The sequence of the model RefSeq protein was modified relative to this genomic sequence to represent the inferred CDS: added 23 bases not found in genome assembly), with translation MAVKVYVVYYSMYGHVEKLAQEIKKGAASVEGVEVKIWQVPETLPEEVLGKMGAPPKTDAPIITADELATADGFVFGFPTRFGMMPAQFKAFLDSTGGLWRTQQLAGKPAGIFYSTGSQGGGQETTALTAITQLVHHGMIFVPIGYTFGAGMFEMENVKGGSPYGAGTYAGDGSRQPSQLELDQAFHQGKYLASITKKLKKEQAA, from the exons GTACTACTCCATGTATGGACATGTTGAGAAGCTAGCACAAGAAATCAAGAAAGGCGCTGCTTCGGTAGAAGGCGTTGAGGTCAAAATATGGCAG GTGCCTGAGACACTGCCAGAAGAAGTGCTTGGTAAGATGGGTGCACCACCAAAGACCGATGCACCAATCATCACCGCCGACGAACTCGCCACGGCTGATGGTTTTGTCTTTGGCTTCCCTACTAGATTCGGGATGATGCCTGCTCAATTTAAGGCTTTCCTAGATTCCACCGGAGGTCTATGGAGGACACAACAGCTTGCAGGCAAGCCAGCCGGAATCTTCTATAGCACCGGTTCCCAGGGCGGCGGACAAGAGACAACAGC GCTTACTGCTATCACTCAGCTTGTACATCACGGAATGATATTCGTTCCGATCGGATACACATTTGGTGCCGGCATGTTTGAGATGGAGAACGTGAAAGGTGGAAGTCCATACGGGGCCGGAACTTATGCCGGTGACGGCTCAAGGCAGCCATCTCAGCTTGAGTTGGACCAAGCATTCCACCAAGGAAAGTACCTTGCATCCATCACAAAGAAGCTCAAGAAGGAACAAGCTGCATAA